A genomic segment from Glycine soja cultivar W05 chromosome 18, ASM419377v2, whole genome shotgun sequence encodes:
- the LOC114396427 gene encoding uncharacterized protein LOC114396427: protein MEPTAGKPGSLRNLLIRFLLFGVLVIGVRFAYLIAVAGESCTIDDFCFFSLPDTLSLVIAGTGPLAVESASAAGGLVQPELYTSKDWINGVRFYSSAFQDLIAGGYLSPESKTLCVETPTGRDVFALREIGVKDAVGIARKAAKPLVKFGRGERIPFGDGAFDFVFSGEDSFVKSAKPAEFAAEIGRTLRPGGFAVFHFANPKDTYSFNSFLDLFNCFRVVKLHGLEGFDSSMPYIREIVLKKECGDGAGKFDFDDSNGKCYVPGYKHDLVKIAEPLIEEEPLKPWITLKRNVRNIKYLPSIADISFKNRYVYVDVGARSYGSSIGSWFRKQYPKQNKTFHVYAIEADKTFHQEYGLKKGITLVPYAAWVKNETLMFEIHRDPGEHVEVKGRGMGRIQPLQSSGRGEFDGEVEKIQGFDFANWLKKTVSKNDFVVMKMDVEGTEFDLIPRLIKTGAICLIDEIFLECHYNRWQRCCPGQRSAKYEKTYDQCLQLFKSLRQSGVLVHQWF, encoded by the coding sequence ATGGAACCTACCGCAGGGAAGCCCGGTTCTCTCCGGAACCTTCTGATACGGTTTCTCCTCTTCGGCGTTTTGGTCATCGGCGTTCGTTTCGCTTACCTCATCGCCGTCGCCGGCGAGTCCTGCACCATAGACGACTTCTGTTTCTTCTCTCTGCCGGACACTCTCAGCCTCGTCATTGCCGGCACTGGACCTCTCGCCGTCGAGTCTGCCTCCGCCGCCGGCGGTTTGGTGCAGCCGGAGCTTTACACCAGCAAGGACTGGATCAACGGCGTTCGGTTCTACTCGTCAGCGTTCCAGGACCTCATCGCCGGCGGCTACCTCTCGCCGGAGTCGAAGACTCTGTGCGTGGAGACGCCGACCGGACGCGACGTATTCGCGCTGAGGGAGATCGGCGTGAAGGATGCCGTCGGAATCGCGAGAAAGGCGGCGAAGCCTCTCGTGAAGTTCGGCCGAGGCGAGCGGATTCCGTTCGGCGACGGAGCCTTCGACTTCGTGTTCTCCGGCGAGGACTCGTTCGTGAAGTCGGCGAAGCCGGCGGAGTTCGCGGCCGAGATCGGCCGGACACTGCGGCCGGGAGGTTTCGCGGTGTTCCATTTCGCAAACCCTAAAGATACGTATAGTTTTAATTCGTTCCTTGATTTGTTCAATTGTTTCAGAGTAGTGAAGTTGCATGGCTTGGAAGGATTCGATTCTTCGATGCCGTATATACGAGAAATTGTTTTGAAGAAAGAGTGTGGTGATGGTGCTGGAAAATTCGATTTCGATGATTCAAATGGAAAGTGTTATGTTCCTGGTTATAAGCATGATTTGGTTAAGATTGCTGAGCCTTTGATTGAGGAAGAGCCTTTGAAGCCTTGGATTACATTGAaaaggaatgtgaggaacataAAGTACCTTCCTTCAATTGCTGATATAAGCTTTAAGAATAGGTATGTGTATGTTGATGTTGGAGCTAGAAGCTATGGCTCTAGCATAGGGTCTTGGTTTAGGAAGCAGTACCCTAAGCAGAACAAGACCTTTCATGTGTATGCAATTGAAGCTGATAAGACTTTCCATCAAGAGTATGGGTTGAAGAAGGGGATCACTTTGGTTCCTTATGCTGCGTGGGTTAAGAATGAAACCTTGATGTTTGAGATTCATCGCGATCCTGGGGAGCATGTTGAGGTTAAAGGCCGGGGGATGGGTAGGATTCAGCCTTTGCAATCGTCGGGGAGGGGGGAGTTTGATGGCGAAGTGGAGAAGATACAGGGATTTGATTTTGCTAATTGGTTGAAGAAGACGGTTTCAAAGAACGATTTTGTTGTGATGAAGATGGATGTGGAGGGTACTGAGTTCGATCTGATTCCAAGGTTGATTAAAACTGGGGCCATATGTTTGATAGATGAGATTTTCCTTGAATGCCATTACAATAGGTGGCAGAGATGTTGCCCTGGGCAGAGGAGTGCAAAGTATGAGAAAACATATGATCAATGCTTGCAGCTCTTCAAATCCCTTAGACAAAGTGGAGTTCTTGTTCATCAGTGGTTCTAA